In Rhodopirellula islandica, the sequence TTCAAACGCTCGGCGTCCGTGTCATGCAAGTGACCGTCGTAGACGTGAATCCCAGCGAAAGCAACATGCTCCCTCGACAACAGAGATCGAACCAAATCCGATGCGGCAGCGGATGGCGTGATGCCGGTTCGGTTCATGCCAACGTTGACGTCCAACCAGACGCTTCCGCAGACACCGGCCCCTTGAAACGCATTTTCAAGTTGCTCCAACACCGCAGGTTCATCCACCAAGCACGAGAACAAACAACCGGGATAGCGTTTGATCAGCTTCACCAAACGCTGAATATTTGGTCCCACTGGCTGCACGGCAAGCAGAACATCCTTGGCCCCGGCTTCGGCGGTCATCTCAGCTTCTGCAATCGTCGCCGTCTTGAACCGAGTGATCCCCGCGGCAATGTTCATCTGGGTGATGGCGGGCATCTTGTGAGTTTTCACATGGGGCCGCAGACGATCGGAACTTCCCGCCATTTCGATCATCCGATCTAAGTTGGCTTGAACTCGATCGGGGTAGACCAACAACGCTGGCGAATTGACTTCATCGAGATTGTCCGTTTCGTACCAGGGACGCGACATGGGGGCAGGGGAACGAGAAATCCGATCAGTCCAATGTTTCGAGTTCAACTGGCAAAACCAATTCAGTACCTTGGCGGAGCACCGTGACGTCAACCACGTC encodes:
- a CDS encoding D-TA family PLP-dependent enzyme; amino-acid sequence: MSRPWYETDNLDEVNSPALLVYPDRVQANLDRMIEMAGSSDRLRPHVKTHKMPAITQMNIAAGITRFKTATIAEAEMTAEAGAKDVLLAVQPVGPNIQRLVKLIKRYPGCLFSCLVDEPAVLEQLENAFQGAGVCGSVWLDVNVGMNRTGITPSAAASDLVRSLLSREHVAFAGIHVYDGHLHDTDAERLKQQFDDVMKPFWAWLAEWQHDSETQPRLVAGGTPTASFWQAEARARQLEIETGAGTTVLWDAGQPTFSPAMPFEPAAVVMTRVISRPTESHVCLDLGHKAIASEMPLPRVQWLNWEEEHEVVGHNEEHLVLQTKERCSLRCGDVLYGVPVHICPTVALHQHAECVRDHRVSEQWKVVARDRKLTI